The Trachemys scripta elegans isolate TJP31775 chromosome 6, CAS_Tse_1.0, whole genome shotgun sequence genome includes a window with the following:
- the DHFR gene encoding dihydrofolate reductase isoform X2, with product MTTTTTVEGKQNVLIMGKRTWFSIPEKNRPLKDRINIVLSRELKETPKGAHYLAKSLDDALVLLDSPDLKSKIDMVWIIGGSSIYKAAMEKPVHQRLFVTRILHEFESDTFFPEIDLEKYKHLPEYPGVPADVQEENGIRYKYEVYEKTV from the exons GTAAACAGAATGTGTTGATAATGGGTAAGAGGACCTGGTTCTCAATTCCTGAGAAGAATCGCCCCTTAAAAGACAGAATTAATATAGTGCTTAGCAGAGAGCTCAA GGAAACACCAAAAGGAGCACATTACCTCGCCAAAAGTCTGGATGATGCTTTAGTTCTTCTGGACTCACCAGACTTAAAAAGTAAGATAGACATGGTTTGGATCATCGGAGGCAGTTCCATTTATAAG GCAGCAATGGAGAAGCCAGTTCACCAGCGATTGTTTGTGACAAGAATTTTGCATGAGTTTGAAAGTGACACATTTTTTCCAGAAATTGATTTGGAGAAATACAAACATCTCCCAGA ataTCCAGGAGTCCCTGCTGATGTCCAAGAAGAGAATGGCATCCGGTACAAATATGAAGTGTATGAAAAAACTGTTTAG
- the DHFR gene encoding dihydrofolate reductase isoform X3, whose protein sequence is MGKRTWFSIPEKNRPLKDRINIVLSRELKETPKGAHYLAKSLDDALVLLDSPDLKSKIDMVWIIGGSSIYKAAMEKPVHQRLFVTRILHEFESDTFFPEIDLEKYKHLPEYPGVPADVQEENGIRYKYEVYEKTV, encoded by the exons ATGGGTAAGAGGACCTGGTTCTCAATTCCTGAGAAGAATCGCCCCTTAAAAGACAGAATTAATATAGTGCTTAGCAGAGAGCTCAA GGAAACACCAAAAGGAGCACATTACCTCGCCAAAAGTCTGGATGATGCTTTAGTTCTTCTGGACTCACCAGACTTAAAAAGTAAGATAGACATGGTTTGGATCATCGGAGGCAGTTCCATTTATAAG GCAGCAATGGAGAAGCCAGTTCACCAGCGATTGTTTGTGACAAGAATTTTGCATGAGTTTGAAAGTGACACATTTTTTCCAGAAATTGATTTGGAGAAATACAAACATCTCCCAGA ataTCCAGGAGTCCCTGCTGATGTCCAAGAAGAGAATGGCATCCGGTACAAATATGAAGTGTATGAAAAAACTGTTTAG